In Vagococcus hydrophili, one DNA window encodes the following:
- a CDS encoding HD domain-containing protein encodes MNQIEAKQLEQIKAYTEKVLLNDKTGHNMDHIYRVVRSAEKIQKIEGGNVFIVFSGAYLHDVMDDKLVSDVSLARESLTAFLNEIGIDRKDSQHIFEVIDHVSFSHQLENPNEVLSLEAKIVQDADRLDAIGAIGIGRTFYYGGRKGHAMYDPAIPARKNMTKEDYRINQTVINHFYEKLFLLKDMMHTEAAKNLAEKRQQLMELFVEDFISDWGE; translated from the coding sequence TTGAACCAAATAGAAGCTAAACAACTAGAACAAATCAAAGCATACACTGAAAAAGTATTACTAAATGATAAAACGGGACATAATATGGATCATATTTATCGCGTAGTAAGATCTGCCGAGAAAATTCAAAAAATAGAAGGTGGTAACGTATTTATCGTTTTTTCGGGGGCATATCTCCATGATGTGATGGATGATAAATTAGTATCTGATGTCAGTCTTGCTAGGGAGTCGTTAACTGCTTTTCTGAATGAAATTGGTATTGATAGAAAAGATAGTCAGCATATTTTCGAAGTGATTGATCATGTTTCTTTTAGCCACCAATTAGAAAATCCAAATGAGGTTCTATCTTTAGAGGCAAAAATTGTTCAAGATGCGGACCGTCTTGATGCAATTGGAGCCATTGGAATCGGGCGAACTTTTTATTATGGAGGGCGAAAAGGACACGCGATGTATGATCCGGCTATTCCTGCTCGTAAAAATATGACAAAAGAAGATTACCGAATTAATCAAACTGTGATCAACCATTTTTATGAAAAATTATTCTTGTTAAAAGATATGATGCACACAGAGGCTGCCAAGAATTTAGCGGAGAAACGCCAACAATTGATGGAATTGTTTGTGGAAGATTTTATCTCTGATTGGGGAGAGTAA